The following DNA comes from Microbacterium foliorum.
CCTCGGAATCGGGAACCCAGCGCAGGATGTCTCCCGGTTGGCATTCGAGCACGCGGCAGATCGCCTCAAGGGTGGTGAAACGCACCGCCTTGGCTCGACCGTTCTTGAGCACGGCGACATTGGCCGGGGTGATGCCGATCGCGTCGGCGAAGTCCTGCACGCTCATCTTCTTGATCGCGAGCTGGACGTCGAGGTCGATGACGATCGGCATCAGACGACCTCCGACATGTCCTGCTCGAGCTCGAGAGCCTTGCGCAGCAGACCTCGCAGCACG
Coding sequences within:
- a CDS encoding helix-turn-helix domain-containing protein; translated protein: MPIVIDLDVQLAIKKMSVQDFADAIGITPANVAVLKNGRAKAVRFTTLEAICRVLECQPGDILRWVPDSEEQ